The genome window ATGTCGAACCCGACGCCGCCGGGGGAGATCACGCCGCCGTCGAAGGAGAACGCGGCGACACCCCCGATCGGGAACCCGTACCCCCAGTGGATGTCGGGCATGGCGAGCGACCTCTTCACGATGCCGGGCATCGTCGCCACGTTCGCGAGCTGCCGGACTGCCCCCTCCTCGAGTGTCCCGGCGAGGGCCTCGGAGAGGTAGAAGACGCCGGGGACCCTCATCCCAGGGACGTACCCCACCGGGACCTGCCATTCGTACGGACCGAGGTTCTGTATCCCGGGGAACATGGTTGCCTCACACATCAAAGATGACGTCGAGGGTATATGAATCATCGTCACGCGAAATCGAGAGGCCGGAGAAGGAGATTCCCTTCACCTCCCTCCCCCCGCCGTGCTTCTCCGGGGAGTAGGGCTCGCCGGAGAGCGTCCCGCGGACCCTCGTCTCCCCGACCGTCACGGATGCCCCCGAGAAGACGAGCCCCTCCACGTCGGAGAGGAAGAGGACCTCGGAGAGGAACGCGTGGACGAGGGACTCGGGGTCGTGCCCCTCTGCCTCGATCTCCCGCGTCTCCCCGTCCTCGCCGGGCCTCCCGTACATCACGGTCATGAGCGCCCGCACCGCCTCCGCGTAGAGTTCCGGGAGGGTGGGGGCCCTGATCCTGAACCGCGCGTCCGCGGTGTGCTCCAGCTCCTCAAAACTCATGGTCCGGGGATTCCCCGTCCCCGTCGAAGAGGAAGGAGGGGATCATCCCCCTGTGGATGGCGTGGATGTACCGCGCCTGGTGGACCGAGACGAAGATCGTCCTCTCCCTCACCCTGACGGGGATGTCGGTGGGTTTTGGGGGTTTTATGGTGACGGGGAGGAGGATGGGACCCCCGCAGGATGTGCAGACGCGGAAGTCGCACCCCCTCCTCTCGACGTAGTCTGCCACGTCCTCGGTGACCGGGATCTCCTCGGGGAGGGGACAGGCATTGGGTCGTATGTACATGATTCTCTCCACATCGACGGGGAAGGGGAAAAAAATTGTGAAGCGCGGGCGCCCCTATGCGGGGCCGACGAGCCGGGCGACGAGGTCGACGTACTGCTCCTTGAGCTGGTAGATGCTGTGCGTCCCCTCCCTGTTCTTCTTCACGTGGAGGATCCCTATTCGCGAGGCGACGATCCCCACCATCGCGGCCACCGAGTGGTAGCTGATGGAGAAGTGCCTGTTGAGGATCTCGCAGATCTTCGCGATCGTGAGGCTCTTCATCCGGAGGAAGATCTTCAGCATCGCACGCCGGATCCCGGTCTGGTCACGCGAGAGGTATACCCGCA of Methanolinea sp. contains these proteins:
- a CDS encoding archease gives rise to the protein MSFEELEHTADARFRIRAPTLPELYAEAVRALMTVMYGRPGEDGETREIEAEGHDPESLVHAFLSEVLFLSDVEGLVFSGASVTVGETRVRGTLSGEPYSPEKHGGGREVKGISFSGLSISRDDDSYTLDVIFDV
- a CDS encoding DUF2551 domain-containing protein, producing MRSPHEIKAVIENRLRVYLSRDQTGIRRAMLKIFLRMKSLTIAKICEILNRHFSISYHSVAAMVGIVASRIGILHVKKNREGTHSIYQLKEQYVDLVARLVGPA